In one Zymobacter palmae genomic region, the following are encoded:
- a CDS encoding Lrp/AsnC family transcriptional regulator: MPSSENGYRLDRYDRHILELLQREGRISNQELADRIGLSPSPCLRRVRALEESELITGYRAMLDAKRLGLNLMALLLISMDQHNSERFSTFEKAIRDIPNIIECLLITGQEADYQLRVIVHDMDEYQDLLLNHINSIPGVTSAHSSFVLRRVLEQPLPL; encoded by the coding sequence ATGCCTTCTTCAGAAAACGGATACCGCCTAGACCGTTACGACCGCCACATTCTGGAGCTGCTGCAACGCGAAGGCCGCATCAGCAACCAAGAGCTCGCCGATCGCATCGGCCTGTCCCCCTCCCCGTGCCTGCGCCGCGTGCGCGCCCTTGAGGAAAGCGAGCTGATCACAGGCTACCGCGCCATGCTGGATGCCAAGCGCCTTGGCCTTAACCTGATGGCGCTGCTACTGATCTCAATGGACCAGCACAACTCTGAGCGTTTTTCGACCTTTGAAAAGGCCATTCGAGACATTCCCAACATCATTGAGTGCCTGCTGATTACAGGACAAGAAGCCGACTACCAGCTGCGCGTCATTGTGCACGACATGGACGAGTATCAGGACCTACTGCTCAACCATATCAACAGTATTCCCGGCGTGACCAGCGCCCACTCAAGTTTCGTGCTGCGCCGCGTACTGGAGCAGCCGCTGCCGCTCTAA
- a CDS encoding DMT family transporter: MPDRSSLPVSSPTETRLAYLSLLGTMIMFGSAFASSKIVVGEMPATVAAALRFAGGGIVLALMAVLFRDRTRVISYRAMLSAALAGLIGVFGYNVFFFWALTLAPSLDGSIIIPVLSPLLTSGLMIGFGRETAAPSRLAGLLIGLIGAAIFLYGAGNASVSNGRLWGDMLFLLAAGCWATYSILSKTLLAKGSIGALQATACATSGGALGLILLAAPQWSTVAWGSISPTVWFNVFFLIIGPTALASMFYFYGLRHVKASSATLMMLLVPACGAFFSIALLGETLALLQCIGVLVLILGALIALNPFRLARR; encoded by the coding sequence ATGCCCGACCGCTCCTCTCTGCCTGTGAGCAGCCCCACAGAGACACGATTGGCCTATCTCAGTCTGCTCGGCACTATGATCATGTTCGGCAGTGCCTTTGCCAGTTCCAAGATTGTGGTCGGCGAAATGCCCGCCACCGTTGCTGCCGCACTGAGGTTTGCAGGCGGAGGAATCGTGCTGGCACTGATGGCGGTTTTGTTCCGGGATCGCACTCGAGTCATCAGCTACCGTGCCATGCTGTCTGCCGCACTGGCTGGCCTGATCGGCGTGTTCGGCTACAACGTATTTTTCTTCTGGGCACTGACACTGGCACCGTCTCTGGACGGCAGCATTATCATTCCCGTGCTTAGCCCTCTGCTGACCAGTGGGCTGATGATCGGCTTTGGCAGAGAAACGGCGGCGCCCTCACGTCTCGCAGGATTGCTAATCGGACTGATCGGTGCCGCTATTTTTTTGTACGGTGCCGGCAACGCCAGCGTCTCGAATGGCCGCTTATGGGGCGACATGCTGTTTCTGCTCGCTGCAGGCTGCTGGGCAACGTACAGCATCCTGTCCAAGACATTGCTGGCAAAGGGCTCGATTGGGGCACTTCAGGCAACGGCCTGCGCCACGTCTGGAGGCGCACTGGGCTTGATACTTCTCGCCGCCCCTCAGTGGAGCACGGTTGCCTGGGGAAGCATTTCCCCTACTGTATGGTTCAACGTGTTTTTTCTGATCATTGGCCCAACCGCGCTGGCTTCCATGTTCTATTTCTATGGCCTGCGCCACGTCAAGGCCTCTAGCGCGACGCTGATGATGTTGCTGGTACCGGCGTGTGGCGCGTTCTTCTCAATTGCGCTGTTGGGTGAAACCCTTGCCTTGCTACAGTGCATCGGCGTACTGGTACTGATCCTTGGTGCCTTGATCGCACTTAACCCCTTTCGGCTTGCCCGACGATAA
- a CDS encoding Bax inhibitor-1/YccA family protein — protein MDRNPFPTVDQTQVVTASEGRRVLRNTYSLLAITLLFSAAMAWLSFALGTRYISPIIFIVGAYGLMFLVHATARTGFGLVAILAFTGFMGYSLGPVLNMFMYARGGSSIVLLALSMTGVSFLGLSLVGIFTRRDLGFLGNFITVGVFVLLAGMIINLFVHASALSMVMCCGFILLSSAVILFRTQQIVRGGETNYILATIDLYVSIYNIFVSLLQILNNRD, from the coding sequence GTGGATCGTAATCCTTTCCCCACTGTTGATCAGACGCAGGTTGTGACAGCGTCAGAAGGCCGACGTGTTCTGCGCAACACGTACAGTCTGCTGGCCATCACGCTGCTGTTTTCGGCTGCCATGGCGTGGCTATCGTTCGCGCTGGGTACGCGCTACATTTCCCCGATTATTTTCATCGTCGGCGCCTACGGTCTGATGTTCTTGGTGCACGCCACCGCGCGCACAGGTTTCGGCTTGGTCGCCATCCTTGCCTTTACCGGTTTTATGGGCTACTCGCTGGGTCCAGTGCTGAATATGTTCATGTATGCACGGGGTGGCTCCAGCATCGTGCTGCTGGCGCTGAGCATGACTGGCGTTTCATTCCTAGGACTGTCGCTGGTTGGTATCTTTACGCGCCGCGATCTTGGCTTCCTCGGTAATTTCATCACGGTCGGTGTTTTCGTGCTGCTGGCAGGCATGATCATCAACCTCTTCGTGCACGCCTCGGCACTGTCGATGGTGATGTGCTGTGGTTTCATCCTGTTGTCGTCTGCCGTCATCCTGTTCCGTACCCAGCAGATCGTGCGTGGTGGTGAAACCAACTACATTCTGGCGACGATTGACCTCTATGTGAGTATCTACAACATTTTTGTCAGTCTGCTGCAGATTCTCAATAATCGTGACTGA
- a CDS encoding thymidine kinase, whose product MAKLYFNYGVMNAGKSLNLIKDAYNYEESGRRVLAFKPAIDTRNDKIESRIGLRRDAINVANDDDIYALFETENRRLRAEEGLHFSAVFVDECHFLTAQHIVQLSDIVDRLSVPVLCYGLRTDAFGQLFEGSARLFALADEINEIKGMCRYSESKATFVMRLDEQGRPIRQGQQICIGGNDHYVSCSRKEYKKRMTL is encoded by the coding sequence ATGGCCAAGCTTTATTTCAATTACGGTGTGATGAACGCAGGCAAGTCGCTTAATCTGATCAAGGACGCTTACAACTATGAAGAGTCTGGACGTAGAGTGCTGGCGTTCAAACCGGCAATCGACACGCGCAATGATAAGATCGAATCGCGTATCGGCTTGCGCCGAGATGCCATCAACGTCGCTAATGACGATGATATCTATGCCTTGTTTGAGACTGAAAATCGGCGGTTGCGGGCTGAAGAAGGTCTGCATTTTTCGGCCGTATTCGTAGATGAATGCCATTTTCTGACGGCACAGCATATCGTCCAGCTGTCGGATATCGTGGATAGGTTGAGCGTGCCCGTGCTGTGCTATGGGTTGCGGACGGATGCGTTTGGTCAGCTGTTCGAAGGCAGTGCTCGTTTGTTCGCGCTGGCCGACGAAATCAACGAGATCAAGGGGATGTGCCGATATTCGGAGTCCAAGGCGACGTTCGTAATGCGGCTCGACGAGCAGGGACGGCCGATTCGGCAAGGGCAGCAGATCTGCATTGGTGGCAACGATCACTATGTGTCGTGTTCGCGCAAAGAGTACAAGAAGCGTATGACGCTTTAG
- a CDS encoding Rossmann-like and DUF2520 domain-containing protein — protein sequence MSTTAATLEFSTLGVIGPGRMGSALAESLSLQGYPIHAIAGRSEACPKARALAQRVHARIARAQALAETCSLIFIATPDDAIAPLADTIEWSAGSAVVHLSGATDVQALQAAQHCQAHIGGFHPLQSISQAAGTATTFQHCTITIEAEHEALSKDLATLAHALGSHVNILPPNTRMRYHAAANHASALLVALMTDMARLWESWGSSEKDMMDALLPLMQNTLSAARERGVTQALTGPLARGDVGTLEGHLAALEQLDPALARRYAVRHQPLLTQAPDDQRQQIAALINAYAAVNTHTS from the coding sequence ATGAGCACCACGGCAGCCACCCTTGAGTTTTCCACGCTAGGCGTGATTGGTCCTGGCCGTATGGGGTCCGCTCTGGCAGAGTCCCTTTCACTACAAGGCTATCCCATCCATGCAATTGCCGGACGCAGCGAGGCATGCCCCAAGGCGCGTGCGTTAGCCCAACGCGTGCATGCCCGCATAGCGCGCGCGCAGGCGCTGGCCGAGACCTGTTCGCTTATCTTTATTGCAACGCCTGACGATGCCATTGCCCCTCTCGCTGATACGATCGAATGGTCGGCGGGAAGCGCCGTGGTTCACCTGAGTGGGGCTACGGATGTGCAGGCGCTTCAGGCTGCACAGCACTGCCAAGCGCATATCGGCGGCTTCCACCCACTGCAGAGCATCAGTCAGGCGGCCGGAACCGCAACAACGTTTCAGCACTGCACCATCACGATTGAGGCCGAGCACGAAGCGCTGAGCAAGGATCTTGCTACGCTTGCCCACGCCCTTGGCAGCCACGTCAATATCCTGCCGCCGAATACTCGCATGCGTTATCACGCGGCCGCCAACCACGCCAGTGCTCTTCTGGTTGCGCTGATGACAGACATGGCCCGACTATGGGAAAGCTGGGGAAGCAGCGAAAAGGATATGATGGATGCTTTACTGCCACTCATGCAGAACACATTGAGCGCCGCCCGCGAACGTGGCGTTACTCAAGCACTGACAGGGCCACTTGCCCGCGGCGATGTGGGGACCCTAGAGGGCCATCTGGCGGCGCTGGAACAGCTAGACCCCGCACTGGCACGTCGCTATGCGGTGCGCCACCAGCCACTACTAACTCAGGCACCAGACGATCAGCGCCAGCAGATCGCAGCGCTGATCAACGCCTATGCAGCGGTTAACACACATACCTCTTAA
- a CDS encoding cytidine deaminase: protein MSHDALGQALMIRALAAREKAYAPYSKFHVGAALQTTTGEVFDGCNIENCSYGLTNCAERTAIFKAVSEGHAKISALAVAGDTDGPIAPCGACRQVIAEFAEKDTPVWLTNLKGDVQQTTVGVLLPGAFDASDL, encoded by the coding sequence ATGTCGCATGATGCACTGGGCCAAGCACTGATGATTCGCGCACTGGCCGCGCGCGAAAAGGCCTATGCGCCGTATTCGAAATTCCATGTGGGCGCTGCGCTGCAGACTACTACAGGAGAAGTATTCGACGGCTGCAATATTGAGAACTGCTCCTACGGCTTGACGAACTGCGCCGAACGGACGGCCATTTTCAAGGCCGTATCGGAGGGGCATGCCAAGATTTCTGCTCTGGCCGTTGCCGGCGATACCGACGGCCCTATTGCGCCGTGCGGTGCGTGTCGGCAGGTTATCGCTGAGTTTGCCGAGAAGGATACACCGGTATGGCTGACTAACCTGAAAGGTGATGTACAGCAAACGACCGTAGGGGTGCTATTGCCCGGCGCTTTTGATGCCAGTGATCTTTGA
- the pepN gene encoding aminopeptidase N: MSEPEVVYLKDYLPPAYTVETTHLTFELAPEDTHVKATLRMKRHPEREAGVPLELFGANLDLRAISLNGEALSKSRYRIDGERLIIDDVPDAFVLDTEVVIAPEQNTALEGLYRSNGMYCTQCEPEGFRRITWYPDRPDVMAKFTTTVIGDKATLPILLSNGNPIDQGDLEDGRHFVTWEDPFPKPSYLFALVAGQLEVVESYFTTRNGRTVLLQLYVEPQNLHKTEFSMGALKRAMKWDEETYGREYDLDRFMIVAVDDFNMGAMENKGLNIFNSSAVLANPETTIDAGFQRIEGIVAHEYFHNWSGNRVTCRDWFQLALKEGFTVFRDQTFSADTNSAPVKRIEDVAVLRTQQFAEDAGPTAHPVRPDHFIEISNFYTLTVYEKGAEVVRMLRNLLGKETFRRGTDTYFERFDGQAVRVEDFVNTMADVSGIDLGQFMRWYEQAGTPRIDVAEEYDAERQEYALTFRQHTPATPGQVADSKQPLHIPVRMGLLNGRGNPIELAVGNERPGHEMVLELREAEERIVFKHVAEKPTPSLLRGFSAPVILNFPYTREQLAFLVKYDVDGFNRWDAGQRLAQEAIFDVMHAIQAGEAPTLDDTLLDVFDYLLKTPDRADRAVLAEMLQLPSEAYLAGQRAQVDIDAIHDARAFVERSLAEQLHFHWQALYESNVTKAAYEPSFEQISHRALKNVALSYLCATGDEDALALADQQFKTATNMTDTRAALTQLVHRHAGERADAALKAFEARWSHDPLVMDQWLTLQATQPHPEALDRVKALMAHPAFSLRNPNRVRALIGAFSQHNHVNFHRADGEGYALLADIVLQLNKSNPEIAARLVLPLTRYQRLDEVHQQLMRGALERIRNQSLSRNLYEVIEKALA; encoded by the coding sequence ATGAGCGAACCCGAAGTCGTCTATCTCAAGGACTATCTCCCACCGGCCTATACCGTCGAGACCACTCATCTCACTTTTGAGCTGGCACCCGAGGATACGCACGTCAAGGCGACGCTGCGAATGAAACGCCATCCCGAACGTGAAGCGGGCGTGCCGCTCGAACTGTTCGGTGCGAACCTTGATCTGCGTGCCATCTCGCTTAATGGCGAAGCGCTGTCCAAGAGCCGTTACCGCATTGACGGAGAACGGCTGATTATTGACGACGTTCCTGATGCTTTCGTGCTTGATACTGAAGTCGTGATTGCGCCCGAGCAGAACACAGCGCTTGAAGGGCTATATCGCTCCAACGGGATGTACTGCACGCAGTGTGAGCCAGAAGGCTTTCGCCGTATCACTTGGTACCCTGATCGCCCAGACGTAATGGCCAAGTTCACCACGACCGTCATTGGCGACAAGGCCACGCTGCCGATACTGCTGTCTAACGGCAACCCCATCGATCAAGGAGACCTGGAAGACGGCCGCCACTTTGTGACATGGGAAGATCCGTTCCCCAAACCGTCTTATCTGTTCGCGCTGGTTGCTGGACAGCTTGAAGTGGTCGAAAGCTATTTCACCACACGCAACGGGCGCACCGTACTGTTGCAGCTGTACGTCGAACCGCAGAACCTGCACAAGACTGAATTCTCGATGGGCGCGCTCAAGCGTGCAATGAAGTGGGACGAAGAGACTTACGGTCGCGAGTATGATCTTGACCGCTTCATGATCGTTGCCGTTGACGACTTCAACATGGGGGCGATGGAAAACAAAGGGCTCAATATCTTCAACAGCTCTGCGGTGTTGGCGAATCCAGAAACCACGATCGACGCAGGATTCCAGCGCATCGAAGGCATCGTGGCGCACGAGTATTTCCATAACTGGTCAGGCAACCGTGTGACCTGCCGTGACTGGTTCCAGCTGGCACTCAAGGAAGGCTTCACGGTCTTTCGTGATCAGACGTTTTCCGCTGATACCAATTCTGCGCCCGTCAAACGTATCGAAGACGTGGCCGTGCTGCGTACCCAGCAGTTCGCCGAAGACGCAGGGCCGACAGCTCACCCTGTGCGCCCTGATCATTTTATCGAGATTTCCAACTTCTACACCCTGACCGTTTACGAGAAAGGGGCCGAAGTGGTGCGCATGCTGCGCAACTTGCTGGGCAAGGAAACGTTCCGCCGCGGTACGGATACCTACTTTGAACGCTTTGATGGTCAGGCCGTACGCGTCGAAGATTTTGTGAACACGATGGCCGATGTCAGTGGCATCGACCTGGGCCAGTTCATGCGCTGGTACGAACAGGCCGGTACCCCGCGTATCGACGTGGCCGAAGAATACGATGCGGAGCGTCAGGAGTACGCTCTGACCTTCCGTCAGCATACGCCGGCCACCCCGGGGCAAGTCGCGGACAGCAAGCAGCCGCTACACATCCCAGTCCGCATGGGGCTGCTCAACGGCCGTGGTAATCCGATCGAGCTGGCCGTTGGCAACGAGCGTCCGGGACACGAAATGGTGCTGGAGCTGCGCGAAGCGGAAGAACGTATCGTCTTCAAGCACGTTGCTGAAAAGCCGACGCCGTCGTTGCTCCGAGGCTTCTCAGCGCCGGTCATTCTGAATTTCCCGTACACGCGTGAACAGCTGGCCTTCTTGGTCAAGTATGATGTGGACGGCTTCAACCGCTGGGATGCCGGGCAGCGGTTGGCACAAGAAGCGATCTTTGACGTCATGCATGCCATTCAGGCCGGTGAAGCGCCGACACTGGACGACACGCTGCTAGATGTCTTTGACTACCTGCTGAAAACGCCAGATCGTGCAGACCGCGCTGTACTGGCCGAAATGCTGCAGTTGCCTTCTGAGGCCTATCTGGCGGGGCAACGGGCACAAGTCGATATCGATGCGATCCATGATGCTCGTGCATTCGTCGAGCGTTCTTTGGCAGAGCAGCTGCACTTCCACTGGCAGGCGCTGTATGAAAGCAATGTGACGAAAGCGGCGTACGAACCGTCATTCGAGCAGATTTCTCATCGTGCACTGAAGAACGTTGCGCTGAGCTATCTGTGTGCGACAGGTGATGAAGACGCGCTGGCATTGGCCGATCAGCAGTTCAAGACAGCGACCAACATGACGGATACGCGGGCTGCGTTGACCCAGTTGGTGCACCGCCATGCCGGTGAGCGTGCTGATGCGGCATTGAAGGCCTTCGAAGCGCGCTGGTCGCACGATCCGCTAGTGATGGATCAGTGGCTGACGTTGCAGGCCACCCAGCCGCACCCGGAGGCACTGGATCGCGTCAAGGCGCTGATGGCACATCCGGCGTTCTCGCTGCGCAACCCGAATCGTGTCCGTGCCTTGATCGGTGCATTTTCACAGCACAACCATGTCAACTTCCACCGTGCTGATGGGGAAGGGTATGCACTGCTGGCAGACATCGTGCTGCAGCTCAATAAAAGCAACCCCGAGATCGCCGCACGCTTGGTACTGCCTCTGACTCGCTATCAGCGTCTGGATGAGGTGCATCAACAGCTGATGCGTGGTGCTCTCGAGCGTATCCGCAACCAATCGTTGTCGCGCAATCTGTATGAAGTGATCGAGAAAGCGCTGGCCTGA
- a CDS encoding ATP-binding protein has translation MALPPPPALSTPRLNLMRLTIMRGITWTGFLLVVIFGIEVMGFQLNVLSVMATILFMAAFNVVTWWRLGLTRPVSDLEYTLHLIIDLLGLTCVFFQTGGATNPAVTYLLVPITIAAATLPWWHSITTALFAILGYTLLMYFYVPLPQLEQHFFNLPFSLHIVGMWLNFILCAALMTYFIYKMARALRLRDHSLAQTREASLRNEQILAVASQAALTAHELGTPLSTIAVLLNEMRSDITDPLVQEDLDMIRCQVDTCKQHLRTLAASAERKASSIETQDAPLWVGNVIERWLVMRPDVEYDFEVRGRRSAQIDVDITLGQAVMNLLNNAADASPDQIKITLDWNEHTVTLDIRDYGPGIPMDIADKLGETFVTSRSKGMGIGLFLTHATINRFGGSVKLYNQDGGGTLTEVTLPRAGTLS, from the coding sequence ATGGCGCTTCCACCTCCTCCTGCGCTGTCTACGCCTCGGCTCAACCTGATGCGTCTGACCATCATGCGCGGCATCACATGGACCGGTTTTCTGCTGGTCGTGATCTTCGGTATCGAGGTGATGGGGTTCCAGCTCAATGTCCTATCCGTGATGGCTACCATCTTGTTTATGGCGGCCTTCAACGTGGTGACATGGTGGCGACTGGGACTCACGCGCCCCGTCTCTGACCTTGAGTACACCTTGCATCTCATCATTGACCTGCTGGGACTGACCTGCGTCTTCTTTCAGACAGGTGGTGCTACCAACCCTGCCGTAACCTACCTGTTAGTTCCGATCACAATAGCGGCCGCCACCCTGCCTTGGTGGCACTCAATCACCACCGCGCTGTTCGCCATTCTCGGCTACACGCTGCTGATGTACTTCTATGTGCCTCTGCCGCAACTTGAGCAGCACTTCTTTAACCTGCCGTTTTCATTGCATATCGTGGGCATGTGGCTCAACTTCATCTTGTGTGCGGCACTGATGACCTACTTCATCTACAAGATGGCCCGTGCCTTGCGTCTACGCGACCACAGTCTGGCACAGACACGCGAGGCCTCGCTGCGCAACGAACAGATTTTGGCAGTGGCCAGTCAGGCGGCACTGACCGCGCATGAACTGGGCACCCCGTTGTCGACCATCGCGGTGTTGTTGAACGAGATGCGCAGCGATATTACCGATCCGCTAGTGCAAGAAGATCTCGATATGATCCGCTGTCAGGTCGATACCTGTAAGCAACATCTGCGCACGCTAGCGGCCAGCGCCGAACGCAAGGCCAGTAGCATCGAGACGCAGGATGCGCCGCTGTGGGTTGGCAACGTCATTGAGCGCTGGTTGGTGATGCGCCCCGACGTCGAATACGACTTCGAAGTGCGCGGGCGCCGTTCGGCCCAGATTGATGTCGATATCACGCTGGGACAGGCCGTGATGAACCTGCTGAACAACGCGGCAGACGCCAGCCCAGATCAGATCAAGATCACACTGGACTGGAACGAACATACGGTGACGCTGGATATCCGCGACTACGGCCCGGGCATCCCGATGGACATCGCCGATAAGTTAGGTGAGACTTTCGTCACCTCTCGCTCAAAGGGAATGGGCATCGGACTGTTTTTGACACATGCCACTATCAATCGCTTCGGCGGTAGCGTGAAACTCTATAACCAGGACGGTGGTGGTACACTCACCGAAGTGACACTGCCGCGCGCAGGCACCTTGTCCTGA
- a CDS encoding response regulator transcription factor, protein MDNPTSFLIIDDDELFCRVMERAMKRRGFAVFVANTADQALSMARQHQPDYASIDLKLAESSGLKLLPELLAIVPQCKTIILTGYSSISTAVEAIKLGATNYLCKPVDADEVLHALKTEAPDPDAKIADHPPSVNRLTWEHIQRVLQENDGNISATARSLGMHRRTLQRKLQKRPVKR, encoded by the coding sequence ATGGACAATCCGACTTCCTTTCTGATCATCGATGACGACGAACTCTTCTGCCGCGTTATGGAGCGTGCCATGAAGCGCCGCGGGTTCGCTGTCTTCGTCGCCAACACGGCAGATCAGGCGCTATCGATGGCTCGTCAGCATCAGCCAGACTATGCCTCCATCGACCTCAAGCTGGCGGAAAGCTCCGGCCTGAAACTGCTGCCGGAACTGCTGGCCATCGTACCGCAGTGCAAAACGATCATCCTGACTGGCTACTCCAGCATTTCGACGGCGGTGGAAGCGATCAAGCTAGGCGCGACTAACTACTTGTGCAAACCGGTCGATGCGGATGAGGTGCTGCACGCACTGAAGACCGAAGCGCCGGATCCGGATGCCAAGATTGCGGATCACCCGCCGTCCGTTAATCGCCTGACCTGGGAGCACATCCAACGCGTGCTGCAGGAAAACGATGGCAATATTTCGGCAACGGCCCGCAGCCTGGGGATGCACCGTCGCACTCTGCAACGCAAGCTGCAGAAACGCCCGGTCAAGCGTTAA
- a CDS encoding inositol monophosphatase family protein produces MMSLHQRCHIAEAIARRAGDALLEARQHGGFGARLKRGEELVTDIDVQLDTMISQALEGMYPGEARLTEELAPDAMSRAQLEGPLWVVDPIDGTVNFAHGHAHVAVSIAWCDEGQPQIGVVHAPFLNETFTAIRGEGAWRNGHPIHCRQITRLDEALIATGFAYDRSARPRQLELAGRLLMQCRDLRRNGAAALDLCHVADGRLDGYFESVSPWDMAAGTLIAQEAGACFSHYGPVPDTVPAALYSRDMLVCVPALQASLASLLAAQ; encoded by the coding sequence ATGATGTCTCTTCACCAGCGATGCCATATTGCCGAAGCCATCGCCCGCCGTGCTGGCGATGCACTGCTTGAAGCACGCCAACACGGCGGTTTCGGTGCACGCCTCAAACGTGGTGAAGAACTGGTGACCGACATTGATGTCCAACTGGACACTATGATCAGCCAGGCGCTGGAAGGCATGTATCCCGGTGAAGCGCGCCTGACCGAAGAGCTGGCCCCCGATGCCATGTCCCGTGCCCAGCTCGAAGGACCGCTGTGGGTCGTCGATCCCATTGATGGCACCGTCAACTTCGCTCACGGTCATGCCCATGTGGCCGTGTCGATTGCGTGGTGCGATGAAGGACAACCACAGATTGGTGTGGTGCATGCACCGTTTTTGAACGAAACCTTCACCGCCATTCGCGGAGAGGGCGCATGGCGCAACGGCCACCCGATTCACTGTCGGCAGATCACTCGGTTGGATGAAGCGCTGATCGCGACGGGCTTCGCCTATGACCGCAGCGCTCGTCCACGCCAGCTTGAACTGGCTGGCCGTTTACTAATGCAGTGTCGCGACCTGCGCCGCAATGGTGCGGCGGCGCTTGATCTGTGCCACGTTGCCGACGGACGTCTGGATGGCTATTTCGAAAGCGTCTCGCCATGGGACATGGCCGCGGGCACGCTGATCGCGCAGGAAGCTGGCGCGTGTTTCAGCCATTACGGGCCGGTACCGGACACGGTTCCGGCTGCTCTATATAGCCGCGACATGCTGGTATGCGTACCCGCGCTGCAGGCATCGCTGGCATCGCTTCTTGCCGCTCAATAA
- a CDS encoding M23 family metallopeptidase: MTPPRLNVRPSAKQAPFGASMVMRHPLRGALCAVLFLAGCSTASSLNGGDGGWTTLQPGETLYRLAQRNNRPTACLQRYNPSLRADSLSVGQRILVPNAEECASLTSARMRYRVRRGDTLYSIAHYFDQTPQAMAAANPSLPPNPRLEIGQWVTLSGIQRGAATQSSQATVNRTAAATKTPAARPTPTRVAPAPAPLPNEMTHRPWPMQEPRVIREFGPDDRGRLQPMMLAARTSQTATAVADGSVQFASTMRQLGHVVIVHHARNIQTVYAHCGSLSVKAGQRVKTGTPLCQVAQDDVTASPQLLFDVRQSGRPIDPRRLLK, encoded by the coding sequence ATGACGCCACCCCGCCTTAATGTGCGCCCATCCGCGAAGCAGGCTCCTTTTGGCGCGTCGATGGTGATGCGTCATCCTCTGCGCGGCGCTCTTTGCGCCGTGCTGTTTCTCGCAGGATGCAGCACAGCCTCCTCGTTAAACGGCGGCGATGGTGGCTGGACAACGCTACAACCCGGCGAAACGCTTTACCGTCTTGCCCAGCGCAACAATCGCCCAACGGCGTGCCTACAGCGCTATAACCCCTCGCTGCGCGCCGATTCTCTGAGCGTCGGGCAACGTATCCTTGTACCCAATGCGGAAGAATGCGCGTCGCTGACCAGTGCACGCATGCGCTATCGTGTTCGCCGTGGCGACACGCTGTACAGCATTGCTCACTACTTCGATCAGACGCCACAGGCAATGGCCGCCGCCAACCCCTCGCTGCCCCCGAACCCTCGCCTTGAGATCGGCCAGTGGGTAACGCTATCTGGCATACAGCGCGGAGCAGCCACACAGTCTTCGCAGGCCACCGTCAACAGGACAGCTGCGGCAACCAAAACCCCTGCGGCACGCCCTACCCCCACCCGCGTAGCACCTGCACCGGCTCCACTGCCCAACGAGATGACCCATCGCCCATGGCCAATGCAGGAACCGCGCGTGATACGCGAGTTCGGCCCCGATGATCGCGGCCGCCTACAACCCATGATGCTGGCCGCCCGCACATCCCAGACGGCCACTGCCGTTGCGGATGGCAGTGTGCAATTCGCCAGCACGATGCGCCAGCTGGGCCATGTGGTGATCGTGCACCATGCCCGCAATATACAGACCGTCTACGCGCACTGTGGCTCGCTCAGCGTCAAAGCTGGCCAGCGCGTCAAGACGGGTACCCCGCTATGTCAGGTGGCTCAGGATGATGTCACGGCATCCCCTCAGTTGCTGTTCGACGTGCGCCAGAGCGGTCGTCCCATTGACCCTCGCCGCTTGCTGAAGTGA